The Takifugu rubripes chromosome 3, fTakRub1.2, whole genome shotgun sequence genome contains a region encoding:
- the sdf4 gene encoding 45 kDa calcium-binding protein isoform X2: protein MAGKSRHFLTGNITTCLLLLAAHACARPANMSALKDKAPVSKDENEILPPDHLNAVKMELDGHLNKDFQKEVFLGKEMEEFDEDSEPRRNRKKLVEIFAKVDFNKDRSVSAKEMQRWIMEKTEEHFQEATKENKNSFHAVDPDGDGHVTWDEYRAKFLASKGFDEKDVAEKIKNNEDLKLDEETQEVLESLKDRWFQADTNPADQLLNEQEFLSFLHPEHSRGMLRPGRRQEADAVGVHLAARGHRGQPAGPGHRRRLGPGAEEGVPGSDRRGSQRHRHHGGAGGVHGPDERAQRPERGPADDRRGRREPEPQPGAGRDPQVQRVLHREQTHGLRQERSRGVLKEF from the exons ATGGCTGGGAAGAGCCGCCACTTCCTGACTGGGAATATCACCAcctgcctgctgctcctggccGCGCACGCGTGTGCACGGCCCGCAAACATGTCGGCCCTGAAGGACAAAGCTCCAGTCAGCAAAGACGAGAACGAGATTCTCCCCCCGGACCACCTCAACGCCGTGAAAATGGAGCTGGACGGGCACCTGAACAAGGATTTCCAAAAGGAAGTCTTCCTGggaaaagagatggaggagtttGACGAGGACTCCGAGCCCAGAAGGAACAGAAAGAAGTTGGTCGAGATTTTTGCCAA AGTGGACTTCAACAAGGACCGCAGCGTCAGCGCCAAGGAGATGCAGCGGTGGATCATGGAGAAGACGGAGGAGCATTTCCAGGAGGccacaaaggaaaacaagaacAGCTTCCACGCCGTCGACCCCGACGGCGACG GTCACGTGACGTGGGACGAATACAGGGCGAAGTTTCTGGCCAGCAAAGGGTTCGATGAGAAGGACGTCGCAGAGAAGATCAAGAACAACGAAGATCTGAAACTGGATGAAGAAA ctcaggaggttctggagAGCCTGAAGGACCGGTGGTTCCAGGCCGACACCAACCCGGCGGACCAGCTGCTGAACGAGCAGGAGTTCCTGTCCTTCCTGCACCCGGAGCACAGCCGAGGAATGCTGAG ACCAGGACGGCGACAAGAAGCTGACGCTGTCGGAGTTCATCTCGCTGCCCGTGGGCACCGTGGACAACCAGCAGGGCCAGGACATCGACGACGACTGGGTCCGGGAGCGGAAGAAGGAGTTCCAGGAAGTGATCGACGCGGATCGCAACGGCATCGTCAccatggaggagctggag GAGTACATGGACCCGATGAACGAGCACAACGCCCTGAACGAGGCCCGGCAGATGATCGCCGTGGCCGACGAGAACCAGAACCGCAGCCTGGAGCTGGACGAGATCCTCAAGTACAGCGAGTACTTCACCGGGAGCAAACTCATGGACTACGCCAGGAACGTTCACGAGGAGTTCTGAAGGAGTTCTGA
- the LOC101062216 gene encoding olfactomedin-like protein 3B isoform X1, whose protein sequence is MRGLLLVLVSTAWTLAAAQYYYQGLMDYLENRLSAMECCVLQDRMQLYQHQSHGVHTELQNFRKRAAETVDGLKNQHLDLFKDLERAAVRLEQLERDMDAVEIRTSPRACGNAADRVLEQEVWRREEEEEEGEWEEEWEEGYTTVSDCVEILSAIRSVKILKRVGGAKGLWTRDPSSSRVYVFNGTSGDAVYQFDSVREFSRSAGVAGGRLIRLPSDWTGAGGAVYNGYLYYVHQETRTDVQLVKFDLMSGAVSDAAVFPAEGGAPVYELNPETVADVAADDEGLWVLYAASGAEPNINLAKLDRDSLDIEQIWDTGCPREKAEAAFVICGTVYVAYNTRLASRSRLQCLFDVNGVVVSEEAPLLYFPRRYGAHASLKYNPEERQLYAWDDGYQIIYRLSLKRKLLL, encoded by the exons ATGagggggctgctgctggtgctggtctcCACCGCCTGGACCCTGGCTGCAGCCCAGTACTACTACCAGGGCCTGATGGACTACCTGGAGAACAGGCTGTCGGCTATGGAG TGTTGTGTGCTGCAGGACAGGATGCAGCTGTACCAGCACCAGTCACATGGGGTCCACACAGAACTGCAGAACTTCAGGAAACGAGCAGCCGAGACTGTGGACGGGCTGAAGAACCAGCACCTGGACCTGTTCAAGGACCTGGAGCGGGCGGCGGTccggctggagcagctggagcgaGACATGGACGCCGTAGAGATCCGGACGTCCCCGCGGGCCTGCGGGAACGCCGCGGACAGAgtcctggaacaggaagtgtggagaagagaggaggaagaggaggagggggagtgggaggaagagtgggaggaagGATACACCACCGTGTCAG ACTGTGTGGAAATCCTCTCCGCCATCAGGTCGGTGAAAATCCTGAAGCGAGTGGGCGGAGCTAAAGGCCTGTGGACCAGAGACCCCAGCTCGTCCAGGGTGTACGTCTTCAACGGGACCTCGGGAGACGCCGTCTACCAGTTCGACTCTGTCAGGGAGTTTTCCCGCTCTGCTGGTGTCGCTGGCGGCCGCCTGATCCGGCTCCCGTCTGATTGGACGGGCGCCGGGGGCGCCGTTTACAACGGTTACTTGTACTACGTCCACCAGGAGACCCGGACGGACGTCCAGCTGGTCAAATTTGACCTGATGAGCGGGGCGGTGTCCGACGCCGCCGTGTTCCCAGCGGAGGGCGGCGCCCCCGTTTATGAGCTGAACCCAGAAACCGTTGCTGACGTGGCGGCGGACGACGAGGGCCTGTGGGTGCTGTACGCCGCCAGCGGCGCCGAGCCCAACATCAACCTCGCCAAGCTGGACCGCGACTCGCTGGACATCGAGCAGATCTGGGACACTGGCTGCCCGCGGGAGAAGGCGGAGGCGGCCTTCGTGATCTGCGGAACCGTCTACGTGGCGTACAACACGCGCCTGGCCAGCCGCTCCCGCCTCCAGTGCCTCTTTGATGTCAACGGCGTGGTGGTCAGCGAAGAGGCGCCGCTGCTCTACTTCCCCCGCAGGTACGGCGCCCACGCCAGCCTCAAGTACAACCCCGAGGAGCGGCAGCTGTACGCCTGGGACGACGGCTACCAGATCATCTACAGGCTGAGTCTGAAGAGGAAGCTCCTCCTCTGA
- the sdf4 gene encoding 45 kDa calcium-binding protein isoform X1, which yields MAGKSRHFLTGNITTCLLLLAAHACARPANMSALKDKAPVSKDENEILPPDHLNAVKMELDGHLNKDFQKEVFLGKEMEEFDEDSEPRRNRKKLVEIFAKVDFNKDRSVSAKEMQRWIMEKTEEHFQEATKENKNSFHAVDPDGDGHVTWDEYRAKFLASKGFDEKDVAEKIKNNEDLKLDEETQEVLESLKDRWFQADTNPADQLLNEQEFLSFLHPEHSRGMLRYMVKEIVRDLDQDGDKKLTLSEFISLPVGTVDNQQGQDIDDDWVRERKKEFQEVIDADRNGIVTMEELEEYMDPMNEHNALNEARQMIAVADENQNRSLELDEILKYSEYFTGSKLMDYARNVHEEF from the exons ATGGCTGGGAAGAGCCGCCACTTCCTGACTGGGAATATCACCAcctgcctgctgctcctggccGCGCACGCGTGTGCACGGCCCGCAAACATGTCGGCCCTGAAGGACAAAGCTCCAGTCAGCAAAGACGAGAACGAGATTCTCCCCCCGGACCACCTCAACGCCGTGAAAATGGAGCTGGACGGGCACCTGAACAAGGATTTCCAAAAGGAAGTCTTCCTGggaaaagagatggaggagtttGACGAGGACTCCGAGCCCAGAAGGAACAGAAAGAAGTTGGTCGAGATTTTTGCCAA AGTGGACTTCAACAAGGACCGCAGCGTCAGCGCCAAGGAGATGCAGCGGTGGATCATGGAGAAGACGGAGGAGCATTTCCAGGAGGccacaaaggaaaacaagaacAGCTTCCACGCCGTCGACCCCGACGGCGACG GTCACGTGACGTGGGACGAATACAGGGCGAAGTTTCTGGCCAGCAAAGGGTTCGATGAGAAGGACGTCGCAGAGAAGATCAAGAACAACGAAGATCTGAAACTGGATGAAGAAA ctcaggaggttctggagAGCCTGAAGGACCGGTGGTTCCAGGCCGACACCAACCCGGCGGACCAGCTGCTGAACGAGCAGGAGTTCCTGTCCTTCCTGCACCCGGAGCACAGCCGAGGAATGCTGAGGTACATGGTGAAGGAGATCGTGCGCGACCTAG ACCAGGACGGCGACAAGAAGCTGACGCTGTCGGAGTTCATCTCGCTGCCCGTGGGCACCGTGGACAACCAGCAGGGCCAGGACATCGACGACGACTGGGTCCGGGAGCGGAAGAAGGAGTTCCAGGAAGTGATCGACGCGGATCGCAACGGCATCGTCAccatggaggagctggag GAGTACATGGACCCGATGAACGAGCACAACGCCCTGAACGAGGCCCGGCAGATGATCGCCGTGGCCGACGAGAACCAGAACCGCAGCCTGGAGCTGGACGAGATCCTCAAGTACAGCGAGTACTTCACCGGGAGCAAACTCATGGACTACGCCAGGAACGTTCACGAGGAGTTCTGA
- the LOC101062216 gene encoding olfactomedin-like protein 3B isoform X2 gives MRGLLLVLVSTAWTLAAAQYYYQGLMDYLENRLSAMEDRMQLYQHQSHGVHTELQNFRKRAAETVDGLKNQHLDLFKDLERAAVRLEQLERDMDAVEIRTSPRACGNAADRVLEQEVWRREEEEEEGEWEEEWEEGYTTVSDCVEILSAIRSVKILKRVGGAKGLWTRDPSSSRVYVFNGTSGDAVYQFDSVREFSRSAGVAGGRLIRLPSDWTGAGGAVYNGYLYYVHQETRTDVQLVKFDLMSGAVSDAAVFPAEGGAPVYELNPETVADVAADDEGLWVLYAASGAEPNINLAKLDRDSLDIEQIWDTGCPREKAEAAFVICGTVYVAYNTRLASRSRLQCLFDVNGVVVSEEAPLLYFPRRYGAHASLKYNPEERQLYAWDDGYQIIYRLSLKRKLLL, from the exons ATGagggggctgctgctggtgctggtctcCACCGCCTGGACCCTGGCTGCAGCCCAGTACTACTACCAGGGCCTGATGGACTACCTGGAGAACAGGCTGTCGGCTATGGAG GACAGGATGCAGCTGTACCAGCACCAGTCACATGGGGTCCACACAGAACTGCAGAACTTCAGGAAACGAGCAGCCGAGACTGTGGACGGGCTGAAGAACCAGCACCTGGACCTGTTCAAGGACCTGGAGCGGGCGGCGGTccggctggagcagctggagcgaGACATGGACGCCGTAGAGATCCGGACGTCCCCGCGGGCCTGCGGGAACGCCGCGGACAGAgtcctggaacaggaagtgtggagaagagaggaggaagaggaggagggggagtgggaggaagagtgggaggaagGATACACCACCGTGTCAG ACTGTGTGGAAATCCTCTCCGCCATCAGGTCGGTGAAAATCCTGAAGCGAGTGGGCGGAGCTAAAGGCCTGTGGACCAGAGACCCCAGCTCGTCCAGGGTGTACGTCTTCAACGGGACCTCGGGAGACGCCGTCTACCAGTTCGACTCTGTCAGGGAGTTTTCCCGCTCTGCTGGTGTCGCTGGCGGCCGCCTGATCCGGCTCCCGTCTGATTGGACGGGCGCCGGGGGCGCCGTTTACAACGGTTACTTGTACTACGTCCACCAGGAGACCCGGACGGACGTCCAGCTGGTCAAATTTGACCTGATGAGCGGGGCGGTGTCCGACGCCGCCGTGTTCCCAGCGGAGGGCGGCGCCCCCGTTTATGAGCTGAACCCAGAAACCGTTGCTGACGTGGCGGCGGACGACGAGGGCCTGTGGGTGCTGTACGCCGCCAGCGGCGCCGAGCCCAACATCAACCTCGCCAAGCTGGACCGCGACTCGCTGGACATCGAGCAGATCTGGGACACTGGCTGCCCGCGGGAGAAGGCGGAGGCGGCCTTCGTGATCTGCGGAACCGTCTACGTGGCGTACAACACGCGCCTGGCCAGCCGCTCCCGCCTCCAGTGCCTCTTTGATGTCAACGGCGTGGTGGTCAGCGAAGAGGCGCCGCTGCTCTACTTCCCCCGCAGGTACGGCGCCCACGCCAGCCTCAAGTACAACCCCGAGGAGCGGCAGCTGTACGCCTGGGACGACGGCTACCAGATCATCTACAGGCTGAGTCTGAAGAGGAAGCTCCTCCTCTGA
- the syt6a gene encoding LOW QUALITY PROTEIN: synaptotagmin-6 (The sequence of the model RefSeq protein was modified relative to this genomic sequence to represent the inferred CDS: deleted 1 base in 1 codon) yields MSPDREEYDMVCQRAVTLIVDLCLHNSTLLDQDTCQDYLLLLSSPSSHHQHPDATFGLLLAVFVVCGLTLLGLLAFVSWKLRVTSRQPAKSGCSGSSLGPERHPLQPPLPLLPSPQRPSVTMATEKVKDPVGSMGFLEAAVKISRTSPDIPTDVQLSMREHFLRRTQRMQRQTTEPASSTRHSSFKRHLPRQMQVGSLDLGNDYVLEKDETSTSIGRIQPELYQQKDLESEDSSKNGSSKNCGSINFSLQYDYENEALLVNVLKAVDLPAKDLCGTSDPYVKVYLLPDRKKFQTRVHRKTLNPTFSETFQFPVPYDELAARKLHMSVFDFDRFSRHDMIGEVVLENLFETSDLSRETTMWRDIQYATSESVDLGEIMFSLCYLPTAGRLTLTVIKCRNLKAMDITGYSDPYVKVSLMCDGRRLKKKKTSIKKNTLNPSYNEAIIFDIPPDSMDHVSLHISVMDYDLVGHNEIIGVMRVGCHAEGLGRDHWNEMLAYPRKPIAHWHPLLEPKRSEKEWKARTASFDSQGSCPSPRPPASP; encoded by the exons ACGCCACTTTTGGCCTCCTGCTCGCCGTGTTTGTGGTCTGCGGCCTGACCCTGCTGGGCCTCCTCGCCTTCGTCTCCTGGAAGCTGCGCGTCACATCTCGGCAACCCGCCAAAAGCGGCTGCTCCGGCTCCTCCCTCGGCCCGGAGCGCCACCCGCTGCAGCCTCCGCTCCCCCTGCTGCCCAGCCCCCAGCGGCCGTCGGTCACCATGGCGACGGAGAAGGTGAAGGACCCCGTGGGCTCGATGGGCTTCCTGGAAGCGGCTGTGAAGATAAGCCGCACGTCTCCCGACATCCCCACCGACGTGCAGCTGTCCATGAGGGAGCACTTCCTGCGCCGCACGCAGCGCATGCAGAGGCAGACCACCGAGCCGGCCTCCTCCACCCG GCACAGTTCCTTCAAACGGCACCTGCCCAGGCAGATGCAGGTGGGCAGCCTGGACCTGGGGAACGACTACGTCCTGGAGAAGGACGAGACGTCCACCAGCATCGGCCGCATCCAGCCGGAGCTCTACCAGCAGAAGGACCTGGAGTCAGAAGATTCTTCCAAGAACGGCAGCAGCAAAAACTGTGGCTCCATTAACTTCTCCCTCCAGTACGACTACGAGAACGAGGCGCTCCTCGTCAACGTCCTCAAGGCCGTCGACCTGCCCGCCAAGGACCTGTGTGGCACCTCTGACCCCTACGTGAAGGTCTACCTGCTGCCGGACCGCAAGAAGTTCCAGACCCGAGTCCACCGCAAGACCCTCAACCCGACCTTCAGCGAGACCTTCCAGTTTCCTGTGCCTTACGACGAGCTGGCGGCCAGGAAGCTCCACATGAGCGTCTTTGACTTTGACAGGTTTTCCCGCCACGATATGATCGGGGAGGTGGTGCTGGAGAACCTGTTTGAGACTTCCGACCTTTCCAGGGAGACCACCATGTGGAGGGACATCCAGTACGCCACCAGC GAGAGCGTTGACCTCGGCGAGATCATGTTCTCTCTTTGTTACCTGCCCACCGCCGGGCGACTCACACTTACTGTCATCAAGTGCAGGAACCTGAAGGCCATGGACATCACTGGATACTcag ATCCTTACGTCAAAGTGTCGCTCATGTGCGACGGCAGGCgtttgaagaagaagaagacgagcaTCAAGAAGAACACCCTGAACCCGTCCTACAACGAGGCCATCATCTTCGACATC CCCCCCGACAGCATGGACCACGTCAGCCTGCACATCTCCGTCATGGACTACGACCT GGTCGGCCACAACGAGATCATCGGGGTGATGAGGGTGGGCTGCCACGCCGAGGGACTGGGCCGGGACCACTGGAACGAGATGCTGGCCTACCCACGCAAGCCCATCGCACACTggcaccccctgctggagccCAAGAGGTCGGAGAAGGAG tgGAAGGCCAGGACAGCCAGTTTTGACTCCCAGGGCTCCTGTCCCTCACCCAGGCCCCCCGCCAGTccctga
- the c1qtnf12 gene encoding adipolin — MRCGAGPLVLMAAVFWTQCVLLHGVDAKKERKKAKEAAPQQTETLNATISNSEEVGGSIKVPDGQRVDPLGSWMDFVKRPVGNFPAKCRKRKRPLPGPPGPPGPPGPQGPPGSPGAEVTQEVLLQEFKEMIKEATERRAAALERAGGPSQRPAALAALDGPPPPACSRVQEAFHCKLRGPALVDKKTLVELQNFQTPPAKGAFLRGSGMDQSTGRFTAPVAGIYQFSANVHIDHSEVKRSKSQLKARDNVRVLICIESLCHRYTSLEMIVGLESNSKIFTVAVQGLLELQAGQYTSIFVDNAAGAPITIQKGSDFMGMLLGA, encoded by the exons ATGCGGTGTGGGGCCGGGCCTCTGGTGCTGATGGCAGCCGTGTTCTGGACTCAGtgcgtcctcctccatggagTTGATGCCAAGAAGGAGCGGAAGAAAGCCAAGGAGGCGGCGCCGCAGCAGACGGAGACCCTCAACGCCACCATCTCCAACAGCGAGGAGGTCGGCGGAAGCATCAAG GTTCCAGACGGCCAGCGAGTGGATCCGCTGGGATCCTGGATGGACTTCGTCAAACGACCCGTCGGAAACTTTCCTGCGAAGTGTCGCAAACGCAAACGACCTCTG CCAGGccctcctggtcctccaggtcctcctggcCCACAGGGACCTCCAGGCTCTCCAGGGGCGGAGGTCACTCAGGAGGTTCTTCTCCAGGAGTTCAAAGAGATGATCAAAG AGGCCACGGAACGGCGAGCTGCGGCGCTGGAGCGAGCCGGCGGCCCGAGCCAGCGGCCCGCCGCCCTGGCGGCGCTGGacgggccccccccccccgcctgcagCCGCGTCCAGGAGGCGTTCCACTGCAAGCTGAGAGGACCTGCGCTGGTGGACAAGAAGACGCTGGTGGAGCTCCAGAACTTCCAGACT CCTCCAGCTAAAGGAGCCTTCCTCAGGGGGTCGGGAATGGACCAGTCCACCGGCAGGTTCACGGCGCCCGTCGCTGGGATCTACCAGTTCTCTGCTAACGTGCACATCG ATCACAGCGAGGTGAAGAGGAGCAAGAGCCAGCTGAAGGCCCGGGACAACGTCCGCGTGCTGATCTGCATCGAGTCGCTCTGCCATCGCTACAC CTCTCTGGAGATGATCGTGGGCCTGGAAAGCAACAGCAAGATCTTCACGGTGGCCGTCCAGGGGCTGCTGGAGCTACAG GCCGGACAGTACACCTCCATCTTTGTGGACAACGCCGCGGGCGCTCCCATCACCATCCAGAAGGGGTCGGACTTCATGGGAATGCTGCTGGGCGCGTAG